One Trichomycterus rosablanca isolate fTriRos1 chromosome 10, fTriRos1.hap1, whole genome shotgun sequence DNA window includes the following coding sequences:
- the LOC134321560 gene encoding uncharacterized protein LOC134321560: MTRSCATLPFTLSDTLLSQTTTLFFTSLSRPLFLCTIHPPHSTLPLYHVLCPIHPPHSLLHLSTTPSVTLSNPPSAFSSLPLYHPSVTLSNPPSAFSSLPLYHPSVTLSNPPSAFSSLPLYHPSVTLSNPPSAFSSLPLYHPSVTLSKPPSAFSSLPLYHASVTLSNPPSAFSSLPLYHPSVTLSNPPSAFSSLPLYHPSVTLSNPPSALYHTLCYSVQSTLRTLFFTSLPHPLLLCTIHPPHYTTPLLLCPIHPPHSLLYLSTTPLLLCPIHPLHSLLHLSTTPLLLCPIHPPHYTTPSVTLSNPPSALSSSPLYHTLCYSVQSTLRIIPPLCYSVQSTLRILFFTSLPPLCYSVQSTLCILFFTSLPRLCYSVQSTLRILFFTSLPPLCYSVQSTLRILFFTSLPRLLLCYSVHSYLCSTLFCVKFNGKKNICVFRSLHFLILKSI; encoded by the exons ATGACGAGATCCTGTGCG ACTCTCCCTTTTACTCTATCAGACACCCTTCTATCACAAACCACCACACTCTTCTTCACCTCTCTGTCACGCCCTCTGTTCCTCTGTACAATCCACCCTCCGCACTCTACTTTACCTCTCTACCACGTACTCTGTCCAATCCACCCTCCGCACTCTCTTCTTCACCTCTCTACCACACCCTCTGTTACTCTGTCCAATCCACCCTCCGCATTCTCTTCTTTACCTCTCTACCACCCCTCTGTTACTCTGTCCAATCCAC CCTCCGCATTCTCTTCTTTACCTCTCTACCACCCCTCTGTTACTCTGTCCAATCCACCCTCCGCATTCTCTTCTTTACCTCTCTACCACCCCTCTGTTACTCTGTCCAATCCACCCTCCGCATTCTCTTCTTTACCTCTCTACCACCCCTCTGTTACTCTGTCCAAGCCACCCTCCGCATTCTCTTCTTTACCTCTCTACCACGCCTCTGTTACTCTGTCCAATCCACCCTCCGCATTCTCTTCTTTACCTCTCTACCACCCCTCTGTTACTCTGTCCAATCCACCCTCCGCATTCTCTTCTTTACCTCTCTACCACCCCTCTGTTACTCTGTCCAATCCACCCTCCGCATTATACCACACCCTCTGTTACTCTGTCCAATCCACCCTCCGCACTCTCTTCTTCACCTCTCTACCACACCCTCTGTTACTCTGTACAATCCACCCTCCGCATTATACCACCCCTCTGTTACTCTGTCCAATCCACCCTCCGCATTCTCTTCTTTACCTCTCTACCACCCCTCTGTTACTCTGtccaatccaccctctgcattCTCTTCTTCACCTCTCTACCACCCCTCTGTTACTCTGTCCAATCCACCCTCCGCATTATACCACACCCTCTGTTACTCTGTCCAATCCACCCTCCGCACTCTCTTCTTCACCTCTCTACCACACCCTCTGTTACTCTGTACAATCCACCCTCCGCATTATACCACCCCTCTGTTACTCTGTCCAATCCACCCTCCGCATTCTCTTCTTTACCTCTCTACCACCCCTCTGTTACTCTGtccaatccaccctctgcattCTCTTCTTCACCTCTCTACCACGCCTCTGTTACTCTGTCCAATCCACCCTCCGCATTCTCTTCTTTACCTCTCTACCACCCCTCTGTTACTCTGTCCAATCCACCCTCCGCATTCTCTTCTTTACCTCTCTACCACGCCTACTACTCTGTTACTCTGTACATAGTTATTTATGTAGCACGTTATTTTGTGTGAAGTTTAATGGCAAGAAGAACATCTGTGTGTTCAGATCTTTGCACTTTTTGATACTAAAATCTATTTAA